In a genomic window of Candidatus Ozemobacteraceae bacterium:
- a CDS encoding 3'-5' exonuclease: MSTSAGSRDNVSNPRRKTAPGKAETALLEPFEGLAVGDVVVPATTDDCAAALDEIRVAGAVGFDTESKPVFKKGVSRPGPDLVQFATSERAFIFQLQRLECRPFVTEILLADDILKVGFDLQSDRGALHKFFGIEIKSVLDLCAVFRKRGYRNTTGVRAAVGMVLHRSFSKSKHVTTSDWSKLQLSPNQLVYAANDAYAALMVWEALGRPAIGKK, encoded by the coding sequence ATGAGCACATCAGCCGGAAGTCGCGACAACGTGAGCAACCCCCGAAGGAAGACGGCGCCGGGAAAGGCCGAGACGGCCCTGCTGGAGCCGTTCGAGGGGTTGGCTGTCGGCGACGTCGTCGTTCCGGCCACGACGGATGACTGTGCCGCGGCTCTGGACGAGATCAGGGTTGCTGGCGCCGTCGGGTTCGATACCGAGTCGAAGCCGGTTTTCAAAAAGGGCGTGAGCAGACCCGGCCCGGATCTCGTCCAGTTCGCGACCTCGGAGCGGGCGTTCATCTTCCAGCTTCAGCGGCTGGAATGCCGGCCGTTCGTGACCGAGATCCTTCTTGCCGACGACATCCTCAAGGTCGGGTTCGATCTGCAGTCGGACCGGGGCGCCCTGCACAAATTCTTCGGAATCGAGATCAAGTCGGTGCTCGACCTGTGCGCCGTCTTCCGGAAGCGCGGGTATCGCAACACGACCGGGGTGCGGGCCGCGGTCGGCATGGTCCTCCATCGCAGCTTCAGCAAGTCGAAGCATGTGACGACATCCGACTGGTCGAAACTCCAGCTTTCGCCGAACCAGCTGGTCTATGCCGCGAACGACGCCTACGCGGCCCTCATGGTCTGGGAGGCGCTCGGCCGCCCGGCCATCGGAAAGAAATGA